The stretch of DNA CTCCAGCAGCGGCATCGTCGTCGGCCACCACTACGACGTTTCGGTGCGCACGTTCAACGGCGGCTACCTCAGCGACGCGGTCGCTGCCCTGCCCTCCCTGCCCGACGCCACCGTGTCCGTCGCCGGTGACACCTCCGTCGGCAGCACGCTGACCGCCTCGGTCACTGGCTGGGACGCGAAGGTGACGAAGTCCTACCAGTGGGAGACGGTGACCGACGACAACGACGGCAACACCGTGTACACCGCGATCAAGGACCAGACCAACGCCACCTTGGTGATCGGCGCGGGCCTCCTCGACAAGGAGCTCGCCGTCCAGGTGACCGGCACCGCGGACGGGTTCGCCCCGACCCAGGCCGTGTCCGACACCTACGGCCCGGTGACTCCTGCGGTCGTCAAGCTGCCGGCGCTGAGCGGCCAGGGCCACGTGAGCGTCTCGGGCAGCGGGACCGTCGGCAGCGTCCTCACCGCGCACGTGACGGGCACCTGGCCCGCGACGGCGACCCTGAGCTACCAGTGGATCTACAACGGCGGCCAGTACGGCGGTGCGATCGACGGCGCCACCAAGGCGACGTTCACGCCCACCCAGGACCTGGCCGGGCTCAACGTCGGTGTCATCGTCACCGCCTCCCTCCCCGGCCACGAGTCCGCCACGGCCACCTCGGCCACGACCCTCGTGCGCGCCACGGTGGGCAGCATCAAGGCCACGAAGGTGAAGGCGGGCGCCAAGAAGCTGACCCTCACCCTGAGTGGCGTGAGCACCGTCCCGGGCAAGGTCAAGGTCTACGACGGCAAGAAGCTGATCGGCACGGCCACCGTGAAGAACGGCAAGGTCGTGGTCAAGCTCAAGAAGAAGCTCGCCAAGGGCAAGCACAAGGTCACCGTGAAGTACGCCGGCTCGAGCAGCGTCGCGAAGTTCACCAAGAGCGTCACCGTCAAGGTGAAGTGACCCCATCCCGCTGACGCGCGGTCCCGTCACGGTGCCGGCACCCGATCAAGGGTGCCGGCACCGTGCTGTCCCGGACGTCTCCTCAGCCACACCCGCGTGCTGCCGATCTCGTCGGTTGAGGCGGCTCAGCGTGAGCCGGCACCAGGAAGGGAAGATCCGGATGAGGAAGCTGTCGGCCGGCTTCGCCAGCGCCGCGCTCGCGGCCACCACCATCGCCTGCTCCATCGCTCCGGCCCACGCCGTCTCGACGTGGCCCGCCGGCTTCACGCCACTGAAGGTGACAGCGACCAGCGGCGGCACCCTCTTCGTCGCCGGCGAGGACGGCGACGGCAACCCGGATCTCGTGCGGGTCGCGGGGGGCACCCCGAGCCTGGTCGACCTCGGCGAGGATGCGAGCCCGGCCGATCTCACCGTCCAGGGCACCACCGCGTACGTCGTCGGCACGCTCCCCGACGAGGACGGCGACGACATCGCGACGCTGTGGACGATCGGCGCCGATGGCACGGTCGTCACCACGGCACTGCCGAGCGACGCCACCGCGCCGGTAGCCCTCGCCGTCTCAGCGGACGGCACCGAGCTGGGCGTGGTCGGATCCGTCGAGGCCGCTGTCTACCCGGTCGTCGGCCTCGGCGACGCCACCGTCCCCACCGCCACCACGTCGGTGACGGCGCTGGCCAACGTCGGCTCGGCGGCCTTCGACCCGACCGGTGGCACCTTCGAGTTCTCGGGCACCTCGACCGACGGCACCTCCCGGCTCTGGTCGATCGGCTCGCACGCCGCAGCGGCGACGCCGACGACCGTCGCGCTCGGACCGGGCGACGTGGACACACCCCCGACCGCCCTGGCGGTGGCGGCCGACGGCACGAGCTACGTCGCCACCACCGGCGACGACCCCACCCTCTACGCGGTCAAGGGCGGCACCCGCCGCGCCGCGCAGCCGATCGACGGCGCCGACTCCCTGCTCGTCTCGGCCGACGGCCGGACCGTCTACGCGACCGGCGACGGCTCGATCACCGCCTACGCTGTCGCCTCGCTCGGCAGCTACGACGACGAGGAGGACACCGCACCCAGCTACACGCCGCCCACCGACGCCCTCGTCCTGACGCTCGACCGCGGCGTCCTGACCGCCGTGGAGACGTCGCAGGAAGACTCGGCCCCGGTGATCGACCGCCTCGCCACACCCGGCGCACCCTCCCGGATCACGGCTGAGCGCGACGCCACCACCGCCGACGTGGCCTTCACCCCGTCGACCACCGGCTCCTCGGCGTGGCCGCACGACACCGACGACCTCCTCACCTACGCGGTCACGCTGCACGACACCACGCATCCCGCCGTACCGGACCTGGTCACGACCGGGGAGACCGATCCCACCGACGTGATGCTCGGGTACGACGACGTGTCGCTCGTCGCAGGCGACGCCTACACGATCTCGGTCACCGCCACGAACGGTCTCCTCACCAGCGCTGTCGCGCGCGGCACCCTCGCGGCCCAGCCGGCGAAGGTGCGCAAGATCAAGGTCGGCTCCCTGACCTCGAAGTCCAAGAAGCTGACCATCACGCTGACCGGCGCCACGTCCGTGCCCGGCACGGTGAGCGTCTACGACGGCAAGAAGCTGCTCGGCAGCAGCAAGGTCAAGGCCGGGAAGCTCGTCGTGAAGCTGAAGAAGAAGCTCAAGAAGGGCAAGCACACGATCACGGCGAAGTACGCCGGGTCCGCCACGGTGCTGAAGTTCACCAAGTCCGCGACCGTGAAGGTCTCGTGACCGATCGATGACGGTGGCCGCAACCGGACACCGGGGGCGAGTTTACTAAGGACCCTGAGGGGTCCGGAGCCGTGTGGGGGCTCCGGACCCCTCAGTGCTTCTCCGGGTCAGCCTGCTCGCGGAGCGGCCTGCGCGGCGGCAGGTTCGCTGTGGTCGCTAGCCTGGCAGTGATGTCGCAGCCAGCCCCCACTCCCCAGCAGGTACGCCGGGCGCTCGCGCGCGCCGAGCGCGGTGCCGCCCTCGACGTACCCGAAGCGGCGGCGCTGCTCGCCGCCACCGGTGCCGATCTCGACCGACTCTGCGCGGCAGCGGCGAAGGTCCGCGACGCGGGCCTGGTCGCCGCGGGCCGGCCCGGAACGGTCACCTACTCCCCCAAGGTGTTCATCCCGATCACCCGGCTGTGCCGTGACCGGTGCCACTACTGCACGTTCGTGGAGACGCCGGGCCAGGCGGCCCGCGAGGGACGCGAGCCCTTCCTGTCGCCTGACGAGATCCTGGCGATCGCCGCCGAGGGCGCCCAGCTGGGCTGCCTCGAGGCGCTGTTCACGCTGGGCGACCGGCCCGAGGACCGCTGGCCCGAGGCCCGCGAGTGGTTGGAGAGTCGCGGCTACGACTCCACCCTCGCCTACGTGCGTGCGATGGCGATCCGGGTGCTCGAGGAGACCGGGCTGCTCCCACACCTCAACCCCGGGGTGATGTCGTGGGAGGAGCTCAACCGGCTCAAGCCCGTCTCCCCCTCGATGGGGATGATGCTGGAGACCACCAGCCGACGGCTCTTCGAGACCAAGGGCCTGGCCCACTTCGGCTCGCCTGACAAGGACCCCGACGTGCGGCTGCGGGTGCTCGAGGACGCGGGCCGGCTCTCCATCCCGTTCACCTCCGGTCTCCTGGTCGGCATCGGCGAGACGCTCACGGAGCGGGCCGAGACGATCTTCGCGCTGCGCCGGGTGCACAAGGAGTACGGCGGCCTCCAGGAGGTCATCGTCCAGAACTTCCGGGCCAAGCCCGACACCGCGATGCGGCACACCGACGATCTGGCCCTGGAGGAGTACCGGGCAGCGATCGCTGTGACCCGGATCGTGCTCGGTCCCAAGGCTCGCGTCCAGGCCCCGCCGAACCTCGTCGATCTGGCCGAGTGCCGCGCGCTGCTCGAGGCCGGGGTGGACGACTGGGGCGGCGTCTCCCCGCTCACCCCCGACCATGTGAACCCCGAGCGACCGTGGCCCTCGCTGGACGCGCTGCGCCGGATGAGCGCGGAGTGCGGCTTCGAGCTGCGCCCGCGACTGACCGTCCATCCCGAGTACGTGCGGGCGGGGCTGGGCCCGACGGGCGGCGCCTGGCTCGACCCACGCGTCAGCGCCCATGTCGCAGCGCTGGCCGGCCCCGACGGGCTCGCCGTACCCGAGATCCGGCCGCAGGCCGGCCTCACCTGGCAGGAGCCGGACGGCGGTGCTCAGAGCGTCGGCCGCACCGACCTGCACACAGCGGTGGACACCGAGGGGCGCAGCGAGGACCGCCGCAGCGACTTCGAGAACGTGTACGGCGACTGGGACGCTGTCCGCGAGGCCGCCGTCTCCACCGGCGCCCCGGCGGTGTTGCATGCCGAGGGCCGCGAGGCGATGGCGGCGGCCGAGAAGGACCCCGGGAACCTGTCCGACGAGCACGCCCTGACCCTGATGACCGCCGAAGGCGATCTGTTGCGCCAGGTCGCCCGGCTCGCCGACGACCTGCGCAAGGAGGTGGTCGGCGACCGGATCACCTACGTGGTCAACCGGAACATCAACTTCACCAACGTCTGCTACGTCGGCTGCCGCTTCTGTGCCTTCGCCCAGCGCCGCACCGACGCCGACGCCTACTCGCTGTCCTACGACGATGTCGCCGACCGTGCGGCCGAGGCGTGGGAGCTCGGCGCCACCGAGGTCTGCATGCAGGGCGGCATCGACCCGCAGCTCCCCGCGACGGCCTACTTCGACCTCGTCGCGGCGGTCAAGCAGCGGGTGCCCGCCATGCACGTCCACGCCTTCTCCCCCATGGAGATCGTCAACGGCACCGCCCGCACCGGCCTCTCGATCGAGGACTTCCTGATCAAGGCCCGCGAGTCCGGGCTCGGCTCGGTCCCGGGCACCGCCGCGGAGATCCTCGACGACGAGGTCCGCTGGGTGCTCACCAAGGGCAAGCTGCCGGCGAAGAGCTGGATCGAGATCATCTCCACCGCCCACCGGGTCGGCATCCCGACGACCAGCACGATGATGTACGGCCACGTGGACAACCCGCGGCACTGGGTCGGGCACCTCAACGTCCTCAAGCGGATCCAGGACCGGGCGCTCGAGGGCGGGTACGGCGGCTTCACCGAGTTCGTGCCGCTGCCGTTCGTGCACACCTCGGCGCCGATCTACCTGGCAGGCGCCGCCCGCCCCGGCCCCACCCGCCGCGACAATCTCGCCGTGCACGCGATGGCGCGGATCATGCTCCACGGCCGGATCCACAACATCCAGACCAGCTGGGTCAAGCTCGGCGTCGAAGGCACCCAGGCGATGCTCGAGGCGGGCGCCAACGATCTCGGTGGCACCCTGATGGAGGAGACCATCTCGCGGATGGCGGGCTCGGAGCACGGCTCGGCCAAGACCGTCGCCGAGATCACCGAGATCGCCGAGGGCATCGGTCGCCCCGTCGCCGAGCGCACCACGCTGTACGGCGAGGTCTGAGCCCACCCCTGCTCGCGTCGGGGCCTCGTCCCCGGTCCGCTCGTGACCAGATCGGGGGAAACCCCGGTGCCGCGGGCGGGCAAAATGCGGTGCACTGGTCCTATGCACCGTCAGATCGCTGGCGCCCTGACCGGGCGGGTGACCAAGTGGGTGGTCCTGGTGGCATGGCTGATCGTCATCGCCGCCGCGAGCACCTTCGCGCAGAAGCTGGGCGACGTCCAGAACAACGAGGCGTCGTCCTGGCTGCCCTCCAGCGCCGAGTCGACCAAGGCCCTCGACAAGCTGCAGCCGTTCTCCGACCCCGACAACATCCCCACCATCGTGGTCTACCACCGCGCGGGCGGGCTGACCGCCGCCGACTTCGCGGCGATCGCCGGACAGGCGCCACAGATCGCCGATCTCGACGGCGTCGTCACGCCGTCCGACGGCGCCCCGACCGTCACCTACCCGAAGGATGCGGCGAGCGGTCAGAGGCTCGGCCTGGTGTCCAAGGACGCGACGGTCGCGACCTCGGTGGTCACCTTCAACCTCGGCTCCGAGGGCTGGAACAAGATGCCGCCGATCGCCGACGACCTCCGCTCGATCACGCACATCTCGGGGGTGGACGTCCACCTCGCCGGCCCCGGCGGCCAGACGGCCGATGCCGCCGACGCCTTCGCCGGCATCGACGGGACGCTGCTCTACGCCGCCCTCGGGGTCGTGATCGTCATCCTGCTCTTCACCTACCGCAGCCCGATCCTGTGGGTCCTGCCGATCCTGTCCTCGGTCTTCGCCCTCTTCACCGCCGAGGCGGTCATCTACTTCCTGGCGAAGTACGCCAATCTGACCGTCAACGGTCAGAGCCAGGCCATCCTGAGCGTCCTGGTCATCGGTGCCGGCACCGACTACGCCCTGCTCCTGGTGGCGCGCTACCGCGAGGAGCTGCGCCGTCACGAGGACCGGCACGAGGCGATGGCCGTGGCCCTGCACCGCGCGTCGCCGGCGGTCATCGCCAGCGCCTCGACGGTAGCGATCGGCATGCTGTGCCTGCTGCTGGCCGAGCTCAACTCCACCGCCGGCCTCGGCCCGATCATGGCGATCGGCGTGTTGGTCACGCTGCTCGTGATGCTCACCCTGCTGCCGGCGCTGCTCGTCATCACCGGGCGCTGGGTGTTCTGGCCGCGCCGGCCGGCGTACGGCTCCGACGAGCCGACCACGCGCGGGCTGTGGGCCAAGGTCGGCAACCGGATCGCGCCCCGCCCCCGCACCGTGTGGGTGACCACGTCGGCGGTGCTGCTGATCGCGTGCCTGGGGATGCTCACCCTGAAGACCGGCAACATCCCGACCGACAAGCAGTACACCAAGACCTACGACTCGGTGGTGGGTCAGCGGGTGCTGGTCGACCACGGCCTGGCGGACACCTCGACCCCGATCCAGGTGGTCACGACGCCTGAACACGCCGGTGCGGTGGTGGCGGCGATCGAGACGGTGCGCGGCCTCGGTCCGGTCAGCGACACGGTGCCGGCCGTCGGCGGGGTGAAGTACCTGCCGGTGACGCAGACAGTGGACCCGGCCAGTCAGACGGCCGCCGATCAGGTGGTGGCGGTGCGCCACGCGGTGCGCGACATCCCCGACACGCTGGTGGGGGGCTCCGCGGCGATCTACCTGGACACGGCCGACGCCGCCCACCGCGACAACCGGCTCATCATCCCGGTGGTGCTGCTCGTGGTCATGCTGATCCTGATGTTGCTGTTGCGGGCACTGTTCGCCCCCGTGCTGCTCATCGCGACGGTGATCCTCTCCTTCGGGGCCGCGCTGGGGATCTCGGCCCTCATCTTCAAGTACCTCTACGGCTTCGACATGGCCGACTCGGGATTCCCGTTGTTCGTGTTCGTCTTCCTGGTCGCCCTGGGGATCGACTACAACATCTTCCTGATGACCAGGGTCCGCGAGGAGACCCAGCGGGTCGGCACCCGGCAGGGGTCGCTGATCGCGCTGGCGTCGACGGGTGGCGTCATCACCTCGGCCGGGTTGGTGCTCGCCGCAACCTTCGCCGTCCTGGGGACCATCCCGCTGGTGTTCCTCGCCGAGATCGGCACCGCCATCGCGCTGGGGGTCATCCTCGACACGATGATCGTGCGAGCGGTCCTCGTCACGGCTCTCAACCTCGACCTCGGCGCGAGGATCTGGTGGCCGAGCCGGCTCGATCGGACGGCTGAGCCGGCAGCGCCGCGGCCGACGTCGGTGGCTGACGCCTGACCTAGGTCGCGGGGTAGAACGCCGTCGGGCAGCTGCCGCCCCGGCAGTCGCGATAGCGCGCGTCGAGGGCGCGCAGCTGCTCGAGGACGTGCCGCGCCGCTGGCACCTTCGCCAGGTTGCGCAGCTCGTAGGGATCGCTCGAGCGGTCGTAGAGCTCCTCGCGCCCATGGCGCAGCCGCACGTAGGTGTAGCTGCCGAAGCGCACGCCGGAGTAGAGCCTGCGGTCGCCGTTCGTCACCGGCCAGCCCTCGATCGGCACCACCCGCTCCTGCGCCGGCGCGCTGAGCCACGGCCGGATGTCGACCCCGTCCAGCGTCCGCTGCGGTCGCGCACCCGCCGCTGCGATGATCGTGGCGGCGACGTCCGGGTTCGTGACGGGCGTCGCCACGGTGGTGTCGCGCGGCACCCCCGGACCGCGGATCAGCATCGGGATGCGGACGATCTCGTCGTAGTGCCACAGCTTGCCGTTGATGTTGTGCTCACCGGTGGCGTAGCCGTTGTCGGAGGCGAAGATGACCATGGTGTCGTCGAGCTGCCCGCTGCGCCGCAGCACCCGGAGCTGGGCGGCGACGGCCCGGTCGACGCCCTGCACCGCCTCGAGGCGCTGGTCGTAGGCCATCCGGAGCGCCCGCCTCAGCTTCGGCGTCACCTTCCTGCGGCCGGGCGAGTTCTTCGGCAGCAGCCTGCGGTAGCGCTTGGCCTCGAACAGGTCGGGACGGTGCGGCAGCGGCATCGCCGCGAAGCGACCCCGGTCGCGTGGCGCCGGCACGGTCGTCGGGATGGCCGCCGACGTACCGCGGAAGATCCTGCGGGGATCGCCCGGCTCGATCGGACCGCCGAAGTGCGGGGCCACGTAGTTGACCCAGGCGAACCACGGTCTGGTCGCCCGTGCGGGCGAGCGGAGCATGGCGTTCGCCTGTCGGCTGATCACGGTGGTGCTGTAGCCGTGGGAGTGCTCGAGCCGACCGTTGAGGTCGAACGTCGGATTGAAGAACCCGTACGTCGTGGGGTCGATCGTGGCCCGCCAGTCACTCCAGCCCGGCGGCACCTGGTGGGCGGTGCCGTGCTCTCCGTAGCCGTTGAGGAACTTGCCGGTGAAGAGCGTGTCGTAGCCGGCCGCGCGCAAGGAGGTGGCGACGGTGCCGTGCTCGTCGAAGGAGTGGTAGCCGCCGTGCGGGCCCGAGATCGTCCGGGCGCCGTCGTTGTGCGCGTACTGCCCCGAGAGCAGCGAGGCTCGCGCGGGGACGCAGATCGGCGTCGGCGCCTCCGCCTCGCTCAGCGTGACGCCCTGCTGCGCCATGAGGTGGCGGACGTGCGGCATGAAGGGCAGGTCGAGCTCGGAGAGGTCGTCAGCGGTGATCATCAAGATGTTGGGACGCCGGGGGAAACCGCGCAGCGGCGGCACGGGGGTCGCCGTGCGGGGCAGCAGGGAGGGGTGGGACGCCTGCGTGACCGGCCCGATCCCACCGGCCAGGCCACCGGCCTGGCTCCCGGTCGGGCTCACGGTGGTGCTCCCTGCGGACGCAGCGCCGGGAACGTGCGCGATGCCGCTGAGCGCGGCCAGGGCGCCGACCGCGAGCACCGCCAGGGTCGTGCGAGGAGTCACGGCTCATCCCTTCGTCATCACGAGACGCTCCGGTGCGTCACCGGAGCGAAAGAGGACACTAACTCACGTGACTTACTTTTGTTTCGTTGTTCGTTCACCGGACGCCGACGTGTCGGCACACTGGGCTGGGGGCACCTGTCCCCTCCACAACGAGAGGAGCGACTTCCCATGACCGAGGAACGCGAGTCCTACGGCGACTACAGCGTCGACGACGAGGACCAGCCCGGCGCCGAGGGGGATCAGGCCTCCGATCCGGGTCGCGAGCCCGACGACGAGCTCGACCCCGGCTACTCCCCACCGGAGAAGTGGAGCGCCGCCGAGGGCTATGGCAACACGCCCTGGGAGGAGGCGCAGGGCGAGTCCCTGGACCAGCGCATCCGCCAGGAGGAGCCGGAGGCGGACCCGTACGCCGAGACCGACGACGATCTTGACGAGGGCGACGAGAACCGTGAGGTGGGCGACCGGCGCGCCGGCCGCCTCGTGGACCCCGACCAGGGCTACGGCGAGGACACCGAGAAGGACCTCGTCGGCTGGGATGCCGGCATCGACGGCGCGGGCGCCTCCGCCGAGGAGGCGGCCGTGCATGTCGTCCTCGAGGAGGACCTGGACGACGACCTCGACGAGGATGACGTCGAGGATGAGTGAACAAATGC from Nocardioides sp. BP30 encodes:
- a CDS encoding sulfatase family protein, whose protein sequence is MTPRTTLAVLAVGALAALSGIAHVPGAASAGSTTVSPTGSQAGGLAGGIGPVTQASHPSLLPRTATPVPPLRGFPRRPNILMITADDLSELDLPFMPHVRHLMAQQGVTLSEAEAPTPICVPARASLLSGQYAHNDGARTISGPHGGYHSFDEHGTVATSLRAAGYDTLFTGKFLNGYGEHGTAHQVPPGWSDWRATIDPTTYGFFNPTFDLNGRLEHSHGYSTTVISRQANAMLRSPARATRPWFAWVNYVAPHFGGPIEPGDPRRIFRGTSAAIPTTVPAPRDRGRFAAMPLPHRPDLFEAKRYRRLLPKNSPGRRKVTPKLRRALRMAYDQRLEAVQGVDRAVAAQLRVLRRSGQLDDTMVIFASDNGYATGEHNINGKLWHYDEIVRIPMLIRGPGVPRDTTVATPVTNPDVAATIIAAAGARPQRTLDGVDIRPWLSAPAQERVVPIEGWPVTNGDRRLYSGVRFGSYTYVRLRHGREELYDRSSDPYELRNLAKVPAARHVLEQLRALDARYRDCRGGSCPTAFYPAT
- a CDS encoding MMPL family transporter, which codes for MHRQIAGALTGRVTKWVVLVAWLIVIAAASTFAQKLGDVQNNEASSWLPSSAESTKALDKLQPFSDPDNIPTIVVYHRAGGLTAADFAAIAGQAPQIADLDGVVTPSDGAPTVTYPKDAASGQRLGLVSKDATVATSVVTFNLGSEGWNKMPPIADDLRSITHISGVDVHLAGPGGQTADAADAFAGIDGTLLYAALGVVIVILLFTYRSPILWVLPILSSVFALFTAEAVIYFLAKYANLTVNGQSQAILSVLVIGAGTDYALLLVARYREELRRHEDRHEAMAVALHRASPAVIASASTVAIGMLCLLLAELNSTAGLGPIMAIGVLVTLLVMLTLLPALLVITGRWVFWPRRPAYGSDEPTTRGLWAKVGNRIAPRPRTVWVTTSAVLLIACLGMLTLKTGNIPTDKQYTKTYDSVVGQRVLVDHGLADTSTPIQVVTTPEHAGAVVAAIETVRGLGPVSDTVPAVGGVKYLPVTQTVDPASQTAADQVVAVRHAVRDIPDTLVGGSAAIYLDTADAAHRDNRLIIPVVLLVVMLILMLLLRALFAPVLLIATVILSFGAALGISALIFKYLYGFDMADSGFPLFVFVFLVALGIDYNIFLMTRVREETQRVGTRQGSLIALASTGGVITSAGLVLAATFAVLGTIPLVFLAEIGTAIALGVILDTMIVRAVLVTALNLDLGARIWWPSRLDRTAEPAAPRPTSVADA
- a CDS encoding bifunctional FO biosynthesis protein CofGH gives rise to the protein MSQPAPTPQQVRRALARAERGAALDVPEAAALLAATGADLDRLCAAAAKVRDAGLVAAGRPGTVTYSPKVFIPITRLCRDRCHYCTFVETPGQAAREGREPFLSPDEILAIAAEGAQLGCLEALFTLGDRPEDRWPEAREWLESRGYDSTLAYVRAMAIRVLEETGLLPHLNPGVMSWEELNRLKPVSPSMGMMLETTSRRLFETKGLAHFGSPDKDPDVRLRVLEDAGRLSIPFTSGLLVGIGETLTERAETIFALRRVHKEYGGLQEVIVQNFRAKPDTAMRHTDDLALEEYRAAIAVTRIVLGPKARVQAPPNLVDLAECRALLEAGVDDWGGVSPLTPDHVNPERPWPSLDALRRMSAECGFELRPRLTVHPEYVRAGLGPTGGAWLDPRVSAHVAALAGPDGLAVPEIRPQAGLTWQEPDGGAQSVGRTDLHTAVDTEGRSEDRRSDFENVYGDWDAVREAAVSTGAPAVLHAEGREAMAAAEKDPGNLSDEHALTLMTAEGDLLRQVARLADDLRKEVVGDRITYVVNRNINFTNVCYVGCRFCAFAQRRTDADAYSLSYDDVADRAAEAWELGATEVCMQGGIDPQLPATAYFDLVAAVKQRVPAMHVHAFSPMEIVNGTARTGLSIEDFLIKARESGLGSVPGTAAEILDDEVRWVLTKGKLPAKSWIEIISTAHRVGIPTTSTMMYGHVDNPRHWVGHLNVLKRIQDRALEGGYGGFTEFVPLPFVHTSAPIYLAGAARPGPTRRDNLAVHAMARIMLHGRIHNIQTSWVKLGVEGTQAMLEAGANDLGGTLMEETISRMAGSEHGSAKTVAEITEIAEGIGRPVAERTTLYGEV
- a CDS encoding Ig-like domain repeat protein; the encoded protein is MRKLSAGFASAALAATTIACSIAPAHAVSTWPAGFTPLKVTATSGGTLFVAGEDGDGNPDLVRVAGGTPSLVDLGEDASPADLTVQGTTAYVVGTLPDEDGDDIATLWTIGADGTVVTTALPSDATAPVALAVSADGTELGVVGSVEAAVYPVVGLGDATVPTATTSVTALANVGSAAFDPTGGTFEFSGTSTDGTSRLWSIGSHAAAATPTTVALGPGDVDTPPTALAVAADGTSYVATTGDDPTLYAVKGGTRRAAQPIDGADSLLVSADGRTVYATGDGSITAYAVASLGSYDDEEDTAPSYTPPTDALVLTLDRGVLTAVETSQEDSAPVIDRLATPGAPSRITAERDATTADVAFTPSTTGSSAWPHDTDDLLTYAVTLHDTTHPAVPDLVTTGETDPTDVMLGYDDVSLVAGDAYTISVTATNGLLTSAVARGTLAAQPAKVRKIKVGSLTSKSKKLTITLTGATSVPGTVSVYDGKKLLGSSKVKAGKLVVKLKKKLKKGKHTITAKYAGSATVLKFTKSATVKVS
- a CDS encoding DUF5709 domain-containing protein, which encodes MTEERESYGDYSVDDEDQPGAEGDQASDPGREPDDELDPGYSPPEKWSAAEGYGNTPWEEAQGESLDQRIRQEEPEADPYAETDDDLDEGDENREVGDRRAGRLVDPDQGYGEDTEKDLVGWDAGIDGAGASAEEAAVHVVLEEDLDDDLDEDDVEDE